Proteins co-encoded in one Streptomyces sp. JH34 genomic window:
- a CDS encoding glycerophosphodiester phosphodiesterase family protein, with the protein MSVRTATASGAAAALLGTCFLLPATQAQASGTQDSPVVYAHRGASAYAPENTLAAVDAADDLGIAWVENDVQLTKDGVLVVVHDTTLSRTTDAEEVYPGRAPWAVKDFTAAEIAKLDAGSWFGAGFAGARVPTLTQYLHRLERNHQKLLLEIKSPEIYPGIEKETLRVLRAEGWLDRGHVRSKLIIQSFGAESVKTVHARRPDVVTGFLGTPAVADLPSYAAFTDQINPSHTTIGADYVAAVQKLKGPHGKPLRVNTWTVNDAARAAQVAGFGVDGIITNNPDVVRDATR; encoded by the coding sequence GTGTCCGTACGCACAGCAACCGCCTCCGGTGCAGCAGCCGCCCTGCTCGGCACCTGCTTCCTGCTGCCCGCCACCCAGGCGCAGGCCTCGGGCACCCAGGACAGCCCGGTGGTCTACGCCCATCGGGGCGCGTCCGCCTACGCCCCGGAGAACACCCTCGCGGCCGTGGACGCCGCGGACGATCTGGGCATCGCGTGGGTGGAGAACGACGTGCAGCTCACCAAGGACGGCGTGCTGGTCGTCGTGCACGACACCACCCTGAGCAGGACCACGGACGCGGAGGAGGTCTACCCCGGCCGTGCGCCCTGGGCGGTCAAGGACTTCACCGCGGCGGAGATCGCGAAGCTGGACGCGGGCAGCTGGTTCGGCGCCGGCTTCGCGGGTGCCCGGGTGCCGACGCTCACGCAGTACCTGCACCGGCTCGAGCGCAACCACCAGAAGCTGCTCCTGGAGATCAAGAGCCCCGAGATCTACCCGGGCATCGAGAAGGAGACCCTCCGCGTGCTGCGCGCGGAGGGCTGGCTCGACCGCGGCCACGTCAGGAGCAAACTGATCATCCAGAGCTTCGGTGCAGAGAGTGTGAAAACTGTCCACGCCCGGCGCCCGGACGTCGTCACGGGCTTCCTCGGCACCCCCGCCGTGGCCGATCTGCCGTCGTACGCGGCGTTCACCGACCAGATCAACCCGTCGCACACGACGATCGGCGCCGACTACGTCGCGGCGGTCCAGAAGCTGAAGGGCCCCCACGGCAAGCCGCTCCGGGTGAACACCTGGACGGTGAACGACGCGGCGAGGGCGGCGCAGGTGGCCGGCTTCGGAGTGGACGGCATCATCACCAACAACCCCGACGTCGTCCGGGACGCCACCCGCTGA
- the uvrB gene encoding excinuclease ABC subunit UvrB gives MRPVSKIERSVAPFEVVSPYQPSGDQPAAIAELDRRVRAGEKDVVLLGATGTGKSATTAWMIEKLQRPTLVMAPNKTLAAQLANEFRELLPNNAVEYFVSYYDYYQPEAYVPQSDTYIEKDSSINEEVERLRHSATNSLLTRRDVVVVASVSCIYGLGTPQEYVDRMVQLKVGDEIDRDQLLRRFVEMQYTRNDLAFTRGTFRVRGDTIEIFPVYEELAVRIEMFGDEIEALSTLHPLTGEIISEDRSLHVFPASHYVAGPERMEKAVGRIERELEQRLAELEKQGKMLEAQRLRMRTTYDIEMLRQIGTCSGVENYSMHFDDRDPGTAPHTLLDYFPEDFLLVLDESHVTVPQIGAMYEGDASRKRTLVDHGFRLPSALDNRPLKWEEFLGRINQTVYLSATPGKYELSRGDGFVEQIIRPTGLVDPEVVVKPTEGQIDDLVHEIRKRTEKDERVLVTTLTKKMSEDLTDYFLELGIQVRYLHSDVDTLRRIELLRELRSGEYDVLVGINLLREGLDLPEVSLVAILDADKQGFLRSGTSLIQTIGRAARNVSGQVHMYADKITPAMAQAIDETNRRREKQIAYNTERGVDPQPLRKKINDIVASIAREEVDTEQLLGTGYRQAKDTKAPVPSLGGKAGAGGKAKKGGAVVTDRPATELAGIIEEMTDRMRAAAADLQFEVAARLRDEVGELKKELRQMREAGLA, from the coding sequence ATGCGGCCAGTCTCGAAGATCGAACGTTCGGTGGCGCCTTTCGAGGTCGTCAGTCCCTACCAGCCCAGCGGCGACCAGCCCGCGGCCATCGCCGAGCTGGACCGGCGCGTCCGCGCGGGGGAGAAGGACGTCGTCCTGCTCGGCGCGACGGGCACGGGCAAGTCGGCGACGACCGCCTGGATGATCGAGAAGCTGCAGCGCCCCACCCTGGTGATGGCGCCGAACAAGACGCTGGCGGCCCAGCTCGCCAACGAGTTCCGCGAGCTCCTCCCGAACAACGCCGTCGAGTACTTCGTCTCGTACTACGACTACTACCAGCCCGAGGCGTACGTCCCGCAGTCGGACACCTACATCGAGAAGGACTCCTCGATCAACGAGGAGGTCGAGCGGCTGCGGCACTCCGCCACGAACTCGCTGCTCACCCGGCGGGACGTCGTCGTGGTCGCCTCCGTCTCCTGCATCTACGGCCTGGGCACCCCGCAGGAGTACGTGGACCGCATGGTCCAGCTCAAGGTCGGCGACGAGATCGACCGTGACCAGCTGCTGCGCCGCTTCGTCGAGATGCAGTACACCCGCAACGACCTGGCGTTCACCCGCGGCACCTTCCGGGTGCGCGGCGACACCATCGAGATCTTCCCGGTCTACGAGGAGCTCGCCGTCCGCATCGAGATGTTCGGTGACGAGATCGAGGCCCTCTCCACGCTCCACCCGCTCACCGGCGAGATCATCAGCGAGGACAGGTCGCTCCACGTCTTCCCCGCCAGCCACTACGTCGCGGGCCCCGAGCGCATGGAGAAGGCGGTCGGCCGCATCGAGAGGGAGCTGGAGCAGCGCCTCGCCGAGCTGGAGAAGCAGGGCAAGATGCTGGAGGCCCAGCGGCTGCGCATGCGCACGACGTACGACATCGAGATGCTCCGCCAGATCGGCACCTGCTCCGGCGTCGAGAACTACTCGATGCACTTCGACGACCGCGACCCCGGGACGGCCCCCCACACCCTCCTCGACTACTTCCCCGAGGACTTCCTCCTCGTCCTGGACGAGTCGCACGTCACCGTCCCGCAGATCGGCGCGATGTACGAGGGCGACGCCTCCCGCAAGCGGACCCTCGTCGACCACGGCTTCCGGCTGCCCTCCGCGCTGGACAATCGCCCGCTGAAGTGGGAGGAGTTCCTGGGCCGGATCAACCAGACGGTGTACCTCTCCGCCACCCCCGGGAAGTACGAGCTGTCCCGCGGCGACGGTTTCGTCGAGCAGATCATCCGGCCCACCGGTCTCGTCGACCCGGAGGTCGTCGTCAAGCCGACAGAGGGCCAGATCGACGACCTGGTCCACGAGATCCGCAAGCGGACCGAGAAGGACGAGCGCGTCCTGGTCACCACCCTCACGAAGAAGATGTCCGAGGACCTCACCGACTACTTCCTCGAGCTGGGCATCCAGGTCCGGTACCTCCACAGCGACGTCGACACGCTGCGCCGCATCGAGCTGCTGCGCGAGCTGCGTTCCGGTGAGTACGACGTCCTGGTGGGCATCAACCTCCTGCGGGAGGGCCTCGACCTGCCCGAGGTGTCGCTCGTCGCGATCCTCGACGCGGACAAGCAGGGCTTCCTGCGCTCCGGCACCTCGCTGATCCAGACCATCGGGCGTGCCGCCCGTAACGTCTCGGGCCAGGTCCACATGTACGCGGACAAGATCACACCGGCGATGGCGCAGGCCATCGACGAGACCAACCGCCGGCGCGAGAAGCAGATCGCCTACAACACCGAGCGGGGCGTCGACCCGCAGCCGCTCCGCAAGAAGATCAACGACATCGTCGCCTCCATCGCCCGCGAGGAGGTCGACACCGAGCAGTTGCTCGGCACCGGCTACCGGCAGGCCAAGGACACCAAGGCCCCGGTCCCCTCGCTGGGCGGCAAGGCCGGCGCGGGGGGCAAGGCGAAGAAGGGCGGCGCGGTGGTCACGGACCGGCCCGCCACCGAACTCGCGGGGATCATCGAGGAGATGACGGACCGCATGCGGGCGGCCGCCGCCGACCTGCAGTTCGAGGTGGCCGCCCGGCTGCGCGACGAGGTGGGCGAGCTGAAGAAGGAACTGCGCCAGATGAGGGAGGCGGGGCTGGCCTGA
- a CDS encoding SWIM zinc finger family protein — translation MSPNGGPAARPGPDDLRRTFEAVPARTSDADGPFAESWWGRAWVEALESLSMDEGRLARGREYADGGHVAAITVTPGRVIAYVHGSRPRPYRAELRLRSFPASDWDTLLDAVAARPGHLSALLDKEMPHSLVDTAGEAGIRLLPAAGDLDPDCSCPDRGWPCKHVAALCFQTARLLDSDPFVLLLMRGRGERELLDELGRRNAEHSARERPETPAVPSVAASDALAGRFLPPLPAPLPVPQYPGEPPSYPELPGARDPLGLDHLATDAAARAHTMLTTGDDPLAGLSTWQDAVRIAASRPTAGLTATTRALYRELAFATGRSTTDLARAVAAWRQGGAEGLEVLETEWDPPAGPFDRARPALAAADFPRFQPRRNRLTDVAGSLQLRFGHDSRWYGYESDPGEDDWWPRATPDHDPVAALTALRG, via the coding sequence ATGAGCCCGAACGGCGGACCCGCCGCCCGTCCGGGCCCCGACGACCTGCGGCGCACCTTCGAAGCGGTGCCCGCCCGTACCTCGGACGCCGACGGGCCCTTCGCGGAGAGCTGGTGGGGCAGGGCGTGGGTCGAGGCCCTGGAGAGTCTGTCGATGGACGAGGGGCGTCTCGCCCGTGGCCGTGAGTACGCCGACGGAGGCCACGTCGCCGCGATCACCGTCACTCCCGGCCGGGTCATCGCCTACGTCCACGGCAGCCGCCCCCGCCCCTACCGCGCCGAGCTGCGCCTGCGGTCGTTCCCCGCGTCCGACTGGGACACCCTGCTGGACGCCGTCGCCGCCCGGCCGGGGCATCTGTCCGCGCTCCTCGACAAGGAGATGCCGCACTCCCTGGTCGACACGGCGGGCGAGGCCGGGATCCGGCTGCTGCCCGCAGCCGGTGACCTGGACCCGGACTGCTCCTGCCCCGACCGCGGCTGGCCCTGCAAGCACGTGGCGGCGCTCTGTTTCCAGACGGCACGGCTCCTGGACAGCGACCCGTTCGTACTGCTGCTGATGCGGGGCCGCGGCGAGCGCGAGCTCCTCGACGAGCTCGGCCGCCGCAACGCCGAGCACTCCGCCCGGGAGCGCCCCGAAACCCCCGCCGTGCCCTCGGTCGCGGCCTCCGACGCCCTGGCCGGCCGCTTCCTGCCGCCGCTGCCCGCACCGCTGCCCGTGCCGCAGTATCCCGGCGAGCCGCCCTCCTACCCGGAACTGCCCGGCGCCCGCGACCCGCTCGGCCTCGACCACCTGGCCACGGACGCGGCTGCCCGCGCCCACACGATGCTGACCACCGGCGACGACCCGCTCGCCGGGCTCAGCACCTGGCAGGACGCCGTACGGATCGCCGCGTCCCGCCCCACCGCCGGGCTCACCGCGACGACCCGGGCGCTCTACCGTGAGCTGGCCTTCGCCACCGGCCGCAGTACGACGGACCTGGCCCGGGCCGTCGCCGCGTGGAGGCAGGGCGGCGCCGAGGGACTCGAGGTGCTCGAGACCGAGTGGGACCCGCCGGCCGGCCCGTTCGACCGGGCGCGTCCCGCCCTCGCAGCTGCCGACTTCCCGCGCTTCCAGCCCCGGCGCAACCGTCTGACCGACGTCGCGGGGTCCCTCCAGCTCCGCTTCGGCCACGACAGCCGCTGGTACGGCTACGAATCCGATCCCGGCGAGGACGACTGGTGGCCCCGGGCCACTCCGGACCACGACCCGGTCGCCGCGCTCACCGCCCTGCGGGGCTGA
- a CDS encoding MHYT domain-containing protein, which translates to MQGTVDGFTYGAVTPVTAFLMACLGAALGLRCTARSLRARGTSRAGWLALGATSIGSGIWTMHFIAMLGFSVREAPVSYDRPLTYASLAVGVGMVGVGIFLVGYRGATRMALVTGGTITGLGVASMHYLGMAGMNFGGVFEYDTLTVSLSVVIAVVAATVALWAAVSVHGFLPSLGASVVMGVAVSGMHYTGMAALQVHLHPDAAPAPPGEAPTSLLLPMMIGPGCFLLLAAVVVMIDPLVVSGASGRAGRRPGQALPRGGPVTPIPVQRRRTPPYATTAHRAARQPRNR; encoded by the coding sequence ATGCAGGGCACAGTCGACGGATTCACCTACGGAGCCGTGACCCCCGTCACGGCGTTCCTCATGGCCTGTCTCGGTGCAGCGCTCGGTCTCCGGTGCACCGCGCGGTCCCTGCGCGCGAGAGGCACCTCCAGGGCCGGATGGCTGGCCCTCGGCGCGACCTCCATCGGATCCGGTATCTGGACGATGCACTTCATCGCGATGCTGGGCTTCAGCGTCAGGGAGGCGCCGGTCAGCTACGACAGGCCCCTCACCTACGCCAGCCTCGCCGTGGGGGTCGGGATGGTGGGGGTCGGCATCTTCCTGGTCGGCTACCGGGGCGCGACCCGCATGGCACTGGTCACCGGAGGGACGATCACCGGCCTCGGGGTCGCCTCCATGCACTACCTCGGCATGGCCGGAATGAACTTCGGGGGAGTGTTCGAGTACGACACGCTCACGGTCTCGCTGTCCGTCGTCATCGCCGTGGTGGCCGCGACCGTCGCGCTCTGGGCGGCCGTCTCCGTCCACGGCTTCCTTCCCAGCCTCGGCGCCAGCGTCGTCATGGGCGTGGCCGTGAGCGGGATGCACTACACGGGAATGGCCGCGCTCCAGGTGCACCTGCACCCCGACGCCGCACCCGCACCGCCCGGTGAGGCGCCCACCTCGCTGCTCCTGCCGATGATGATCGGGCCGGGCTGCTTCCTGCTCCTCGCCGCGGTGGTCGTGATGATCGACCCCCTGGTGGTGTCCGGTGCCTCCGGGCGGGCGGGCCGGCGGCCGGGGCAGGCCCTCCCGCGCGGCGGGCCGGTGACCCCGATCCCCGTCCAGCGCCGCCGCACACCGCCGTACGCGACCACCGCGCACAGGGCCGCCCGGCAGCCGCGGAACCGCTGA
- a CDS encoding helix-turn-helix domain-containing protein → MPRQQQPARPARRRSYDQFCATARALDSVGDRWTLLIVRELLAGPRRYTDLHADLPGVSTDVLASRLKDMEQGGLAVRRRLPPPAAAAVYELTEHGRGLLPVISALARWGAPALGERRPTDAVRAHWFALPLLRALDGLSHGGVVEVRLPEGEFHIRTGTEAVGEAYGYGPAGSPDACLVLDADAAMALTRGGTTLAEAVEDGSAKVLGDTPLAEELRGGQYPRV, encoded by the coding sequence ATGCCACGTCAGCAGCAGCCCGCACGCCCCGCCCGCCGTAGGAGCTACGACCAGTTCTGCGCCACCGCCCGCGCCCTCGACTCCGTCGGCGACCGGTGGACCCTGCTGATCGTCCGTGAACTCCTGGCGGGCCCCCGCCGGTACACGGACCTGCACGCCGACCTGCCCGGGGTCAGCACCGATGTGCTGGCCTCCCGGCTCAAGGACATGGAGCAGGGCGGCCTGGCCGTGCGCCGCCGGCTGCCGCCCCCCGCGGCCGCCGCGGTCTACGAACTGACCGAGCACGGCCGCGGCCTGCTCCCGGTCATCAGCGCGCTCGCCCGCTGGGGCGCGCCCGCGCTCGGTGAACGCCGCCCCACGGACGCGGTCAGGGCGCACTGGTTCGCCCTGCCGCTGCTGCGGGCGCTGGACGGCCTCTCGCACGGCGGAGTCGTCGAAGTCAGACTCCCCGAAGGCGAGTTCCACATCCGTACCGGCACGGAGGCGGTGGGTGAGGCGTACGGATACGGTCCCGCCGGCAGCCCCGACGCCTGTCTCGTGCTGGACGCCGACGCCGCCATGGCCCTCACACGTGGCGGGACCACCCTCGCCGAGGCGGTCGAGGACGGCAGTGCCAAGGTTCTCGGGGACACGCCGCTCGCCGAGGAACTCCGTGGCGGGCAATACCCGCGAGTCTGA
- a CDS encoding class I SAM-dependent methyltransferase, producing MTGHQNGTGAAYDGVVELYASMFADRLETRPFTRAMLTTFAELVRGTGNLRTADAGCGPGHLTAMLHGLGLDAFGFDLSPGMVGHARRAHPALRFDEARMEALPVEDRALGGVLSHYSMIHTPPGELPALLAEQARVLAPGGLILVSLFATDAPEPVRFDHKVAPAYSWPVDRFAELLAGAGLDPFARLVHDPASERGFLEAHLLARLPQAQ from the coding sequence GTGACGGGACACCAGAACGGGACGGGGGCGGCCTACGACGGGGTCGTCGAGCTGTACGCGTCGATGTTCGCCGACCGGCTGGAGACTCGGCCGTTCACGCGGGCCATGCTCACCACCTTCGCCGAGCTCGTGCGCGGGACGGGCAACCTGCGGACGGCCGATGCCGGCTGCGGTCCCGGACATCTGACGGCCATGCTGCACGGCCTGGGCCTGGACGCCTTCGGGTTCGATCTCTCCCCGGGCATGGTCGGCCACGCCCGGCGAGCCCATCCCGCGCTGCGGTTCGACGAGGCGCGGATGGAGGCCCTGCCGGTCGAGGACCGCGCGCTCGGCGGCGTGCTGTCCCACTACTCGATGATCCATACCCCGCCGGGGGAACTGCCCGCGCTGCTCGCCGAGCAGGCGCGTGTCCTGGCGCCGGGCGGCCTGATCCTGGTCTCGTTGTTCGCGACCGACGCACCGGAGCCGGTCCGTTTCGACCACAAGGTGGCACCCGCCTACAGCTGGCCGGTGGACCGCTTCGCGGAGTTGCTGGCCGGAGCCGGGCTGGACCCGTTCGCCCGGCTCGTCCACGACCCGGCCTCCGAACGGGGATTCCTCGAAGCGCACCTGCTGGCCCGCCTCCCCCAGGCGCAGTGA
- a CDS encoding pyridoxal phosphate-dependent aminotransferase has protein sequence MEFRQSSKLNEVCYEIRGPVIEQANALEEAGHSVLRLNTGNPALFGFEAPEEIVQDMIRMLPQAHGYTDSRGILSARRAVAQRYQAMGMADVDVDDVFLGNGVSELISMAVQGLLEDGDEILVPSPDYPLWTAVTTLAGGKAVHYTCDEGADWNPDLADMASKITDRTRAMVIINPNNPTGAVYPREVLDGMLDLARRHGLMVFADEIYDQILYDDAEHHSVAVLAPDLLCLTFSGLSKTYRVAGFRSGWMVVSGPQQHARSYLEGLTMLASMRLCPNAPAQYAIQAALGGRQSIRDLVAPGGRLREQRDRAWERLNEIPGVSCVKPKGALYAFPRIDPKVHAIVDDERFVLDLLLREKIQVVQGTGFNWPRPDHFRILTLPHVDDLDAAISRIGRFLSGYRQ, from the coding sequence ATGGAGTTCCGGCAGTCCAGCAAGCTCAACGAGGTCTGTTACGAGATCCGGGGTCCGGTCATCGAGCAGGCCAACGCCCTGGAGGAGGCGGGCCACAGCGTGCTCCGCCTCAACACGGGCAATCCGGCGCTCTTCGGCTTCGAGGCACCCGAGGAGATCGTGCAGGACATGATCCGGATGCTCCCCCAGGCGCACGGCTACACCGACTCGCGCGGCATCCTGTCCGCCCGCCGCGCCGTCGCGCAGCGCTACCAGGCGATGGGGATGGCCGATGTCGACGTGGACGACGTCTTCCTGGGCAACGGGGTCTCCGAGCTGATCTCCATGGCCGTGCAGGGACTCCTGGAGGACGGCGACGAGATCCTGGTCCCGAGCCCCGACTATCCGCTGTGGACCGCGGTCACGACGCTCGCGGGCGGGAAGGCCGTGCACTACACGTGCGACGAGGGCGCGGACTGGAACCCCGACCTCGCCGACATGGCCTCGAAGATCACCGACCGCACCCGGGCCATGGTCATCATCAACCCGAACAACCCGACGGGCGCCGTCTACCCCCGCGAAGTACTCGACGGCATGCTCGACCTGGCGCGCAGGCACGGGCTCATGGTGTTCGCCGACGAGATCTACGACCAGATCCTGTACGACGACGCCGAGCACCACAGCGTGGCGGTGCTGGCCCCCGACCTCCTCTGTCTCACCTTCAGCGGCCTGTCAAAGACCTACCGCGTCGCGGGATTCCGCTCGGGCTGGATGGTGGTGTCGGGACCTCAGCAGCACGCCCGCAGCTATCTGGAGGGGCTCACCATGCTCGCCTCCATGCGGCTGTGCCCCAACGCCCCCGCGCAGTACGCGATCCAGGCGGCGCTCGGCGGCCGTCAGTCCATCAGGGATCTCGTAGCCCCGGGCGGCCGGCTCCGCGAGCAGCGTGACCGGGCCTGGGAGCGGCTGAACGAGATCCCCGGGGTGTCGTGCGTGAAGCCCAAGGGCGCGCTCTACGCCTTCCCTCGCATCGACCCGAAGGTGCACGCCATCGTCGACGACGAGCGGTTCGTGCTGGACCTGTTGCTGCGGGAGAAGATCCAGGTGGTGCAGGGCACCGGATTCAACTGGCCGCGCCCGGACCACTTCCGCATCCTCACCCTTCCGCACGTCGACGACCTGGACGCCGCCATCAGCCGCATCGGCCGCTTCCTGAGCGGATACCGGCAGTGA
- a CDS encoding TerD family protein, with protein MTVNMTKGQAISLQKSDGGTLTAVRMGLGWQSAPRRGLFGSRTREIDLDASAVLFADKQPVDVVFFRHLVSDDGSVKHTGDNLVGGAGSGGDDEAILVDLQRVPVHIDQIVFTVNSFTGQTFQEVQNAFCRIVDETNGQELARYTLDGGGQYTAQIMAKVHRAGGGWQMTALGNPANGRTFQDLMPSILPHL; from the coding sequence GTGACGGTCAACATGACCAAGGGCCAGGCCATCAGCCTGCAGAAGAGCGACGGGGGGACCCTGACCGCGGTACGGATGGGGCTCGGCTGGCAGTCGGCCCCGCGGCGCGGGCTGTTCGGCTCGCGCACCCGGGAGATCGACCTGGACGCTTCGGCGGTGCTCTTCGCCGACAAGCAGCCCGTGGACGTCGTGTTCTTCCGCCACCTGGTCAGCGACGACGGCTCGGTCAAGCACACCGGCGACAACCTGGTCGGCGGCGCCGGCTCCGGTGGCGACGACGAGGCGATCCTGGTCGACCTGCAGCGGGTCCCGGTCCACATCGACCAGATCGTCTTCACGGTGAACTCGTTCACCGGCCAGACGTTCCAGGAGGTGCAGAACGCCTTCTGCCGCATCGTCGACGAGACCAACGGCCAGGAGCTCGCCCGCTACACCCTGGACGGCGGCGGCCAGTACACGGCCCAGATCATGGCGAAGGTGCACCGCGCGGGCGGCGGATGGCAGATGACCGCCCTCGGCAACCCGGCCAACGGCCGGACCTTCCAGGACCTGATGCCGTCGATCCTGCCCCACCTGTAG
- a CDS encoding methylated-DNA--[protein]-cysteine S-methyltransferase, producing MESDERVVEWSVVPSGIGPLLLAATRQGLVTVVLHARPAIRDRALGQLRKRLGAEPVEAPDSALLAEPVRQLAVYFAGGLREFSLALDWSLSSGFHREVLRELASGVPYGTVVGYGDLAARVGRPQAAQAVGAAMGSNPLPVVVPCHRVVESDGGLGGFGGGLETKRRLLALEGMLPQPLF from the coding sequence ATGGAGAGCGATGAGCGGGTCGTGGAGTGGTCCGTCGTGCCGAGCGGCATCGGACCGCTCCTGCTCGCCGCGACCCGCCAGGGCCTGGTGACCGTGGTCCTCCACGCGCGCCCGGCGATCCGCGACAGGGCCCTCGGGCAGCTGCGGAAGAGGCTGGGCGCCGAGCCCGTGGAGGCACCGGACTCCGCACTGCTGGCCGAGCCGGTCCGTCAGCTCGCGGTGTACTTCGCGGGAGGGCTCCGGGAGTTCTCGCTCGCCCTGGACTGGTCGCTGAGCTCCGGTTTCCACCGCGAGGTGCTCCGCGAGCTGGCGTCCGGCGTGCCCTACGGCACGGTCGTGGGGTACGGGGACCTGGCGGCCCGGGTCGGCCGGCCGCAGGCCGCCCAGGCCGTGGGCGCGGCCATGGGCTCCAATCCGCTGCCGGTGGTGGTTCCGTGCCACCGGGTGGTGGAGAGCGACGGCGGGCTCGGCGGGTTCGGGGGCGGGCTGGAGACGAAGCGGCGACTGCTGGCACTGGAGGGGATGCTTCCGCAGCCGCTGTTCTGA
- a CDS encoding uridine kinase, whose product MHFEPITWTRLARALAAHADGLEPADGGSWLRIGVDGAPAARPEETAAHLAEALRARGRPVLTVSTDGFLRPASLRYEYGKEDPDSYADGWFDTGALWREVFRPLEADGTGRVLPDLWNPGTDRATRSPYQVLPEGGVLILHGPLLLGRWFPFDLTVHLSLSPGALRRRTGEGERWTLPAFARYETEAGPAGAADTVVRADDPHHPAWTGLGGGVPPTT is encoded by the coding sequence GTGCACTTTGAACCCATCACCTGGACCCGGCTGGCACGCGCCCTCGCGGCCCACGCCGACGGACTCGAACCGGCCGACGGCGGGTCCTGGCTGAGGATCGGCGTCGACGGCGCGCCCGCGGCCCGCCCCGAGGAGACCGCCGCGCACCTCGCCGAGGCGCTGCGCGCCCGGGGGCGCCCGGTGCTCACGGTCTCCACGGACGGCTTCCTGCGCCCGGCCAGCCTGCGCTACGAATACGGCAAGGAGGACCCCGATTCGTACGCCGACGGCTGGTTCGACACCGGGGCCCTGTGGCGCGAGGTGTTCCGCCCGCTCGAGGCGGACGGCACCGGACGGGTCCTGCCCGACCTCTGGAACCCCGGCACGGACCGGGCGACCCGCAGCCCCTACCAGGTGCTGCCCGAGGGAGGGGTGCTGATCCTGCACGGGCCGCTGCTCCTCGGCCGGTGGTTCCCCTTCGACCTCACGGTCCATCTGAGCCTCTCGCCCGGTGCGCTGCGGCGGCGCACCGGGGAGGGCGAGCGGTGGACGCTGCCCGCCTTCGCGCGGTACGAGACCGAGGCCGGCCCGGCCGGCGCCGCGGACACGGTCGTACGTGCCGACGACCCGCACCATCCCGCCTGGACGGGGCTGGGAGGCGGAGTTCCGCCGACGACGTGA
- a CDS encoding cupin domain-containing protein translates to MGFDGVVGARSGIGEKSRSGAKRRVTLRKALLVGVGVAALGLLPVAAVATPGSGVSGTVHAVGASEGKLKVKTPKGPTDVTFREITVAPGGSTGWHTHSGQLIAVVKSGTLTRTLHDCSVEVTPAGTSFIEPSGAGHRHIGQNLGTEPVVLWVTYLLPEGSPLSDDADAADCPAAR, encoded by the coding sequence ATGGGGTTCGACGGCGTGGTCGGTGCGAGGAGCGGAATCGGCGAGAAGAGCCGCAGCGGTGCGAAGAGGCGGGTGACCCTGCGCAAGGCCCTGCTCGTGGGCGTCGGCGTGGCCGCCCTCGGCCTCCTGCCGGTGGCGGCCGTCGCCACACCGGGCAGCGGGGTGAGCGGCACGGTCCACGCCGTGGGCGCGTCCGAGGGCAAGCTCAAGGTGAAGACGCCGAAGGGCCCTACGGACGTGACCTTCCGGGAGATCACCGTGGCTCCCGGCGGGTCCACCGGATGGCACACCCACAGCGGACAGCTGATCGCCGTCGTCAAGTCCGGGACACTCACCCGGACCCTCCACGACTGCTCGGTCGAGGTCACGCCGGCGGGGACGTCCTTCATCGAACCCTCGGGCGCCGGCCACCGGCACATCGGACAGAACCTCGGGACCGAACCGGTCGTGCTGTGGGTGACGTACCTGCTCCCCGAGGGCAGTCCGCTGTCCGACGACGCCGATGCGGCGGACTGCCCGGCGGCACGGTAG